In one window of Tumebacillus algifaecis DNA:
- the scpB gene encoding SMC-Scp complex subunit ScpB has translation MDAKEIKSVIEGLLFVSGSDGIEAKQLADILELDREEARDYLYDLQTDFIREGRGIRIVEVAGMFQLTTRPEHAIFFERLAHQPQQATLSQAAIETLAIIAYKQPITRSGIEDVRGVKSERAVNTLLSKQLIKEVGRAEGPGRPILFGTTREFLEYFGLRDLKELPPPPALVPMNDLQDEEEHLLFQMPDMFPEAGDE, from the coding sequence TTGGATGCAAAGGAAATCAAATCTGTAATTGAAGGTCTGTTGTTCGTGTCGGGCAGTGATGGAATTGAAGCCAAGCAGTTGGCCGACATTTTGGAGCTTGACCGCGAGGAGGCGCGGGACTATTTATACGACCTCCAGACCGATTTTATCCGTGAGGGGCGGGGCATTCGGATCGTGGAAGTAGCGGGGATGTTCCAGTTGACCACACGTCCTGAACATGCAATCTTTTTTGAACGCTTAGCCCATCAGCCCCAACAGGCGACGCTGTCGCAAGCGGCAATCGAGACGCTGGCCATCATCGCCTATAAGCAGCCGATCACCCGCAGCGGTATCGAAGATGTGCGCGGTGTAAAATCGGAGCGGGCGGTCAACACGCTGCTCAGCAAACAGTTGATCAAAGAAGTCGGACGTGCGGAAGGACCAGGTCGTCCGATCCTCTTTGGCACAACCCGCGAGTTTTTGGAGTATTTCGGGCTACGCGATCTCAAGGAGCTTCCGCCGCCGCCAGCGCTTGTGCCGATGAACGACTTGCAAGACGAAGAGGAGCATCTGCTGTTTCAGATGCCCGACATGTTTCCAGAAGCGGGCGATGAATAA
- a CDS encoding DUF2953 domain-containing protein, protein MKSLWGLLLAFAILLAALFAALFKVMAWYGIVLLALTLFLMLALVLPVRIEVHYKRDGRDDRLHLGVRVLFGLIKFGYDVPTVAFMERAGMIGIKKEPAKGMPKRKQGWVTITVEKLQKIQRQINQFRRRIGKYKRAMRKFTKTFHIESFKWRTMFGTGDAAQTGYTTGLAWGIKGMLSSFIYRYLSVSTRLCYDVKPHFQAKGFRTELSCIIRFRPGKAIFAGLTLVFLWLREGAKWRNIRSKA, encoded by the coding sequence ATGAAATCGCTTTGGGGACTCCTGCTGGCGTTTGCAATTTTGCTGGCGGCGCTCTTTGCCGCGCTGTTCAAGGTGATGGCTTGGTATGGGATTGTGCTGTTGGCGCTTACGCTCTTCCTGATGCTTGCGCTCGTGCTCCCTGTGAGGATCGAAGTGCATTACAAAAGGGATGGCCGAGATGACCGACTTCATTTGGGTGTGCGAGTGCTGTTCGGGTTGATCAAATTCGGCTATGATGTTCCGACCGTAGCGTTTATGGAGCGAGCTGGGATGATCGGTATCAAAAAAGAGCCGGCCAAAGGGATGCCAAAAAGAAAGCAGGGCTGGGTCACCATCACGGTGGAAAAGCTTCAAAAGATACAGCGGCAGATCAATCAATTTCGTCGACGGATCGGCAAATACAAGCGGGCGATGCGCAAGTTTACCAAAACGTTTCATATTGAGTCGTTCAAGTGGCGAACGATGTTTGGAACGGGCGATGCCGCCCAGACTGGCTATACGACAGGACTCGCTTGGGGCATAAAAGGTATGCTTTCAAGTTTCATCTACCGTTATTTATCAGTTTCAACTCGGTTGTGCTACGATGTGAAACCTCATTTTCAGGCCAAAGGATTTCGCACGGAACTATCCTGCATAATCCGTTTCCGGCCGGGTAAAGCTATCTTTGCAGGACTTACATTGGTATTTCTATGGTTGAGGGAGGGCGCAAAATGGCGGAACATCCGATCCAAGGCTTGA
- the ytfJ gene encoding GerW family sporulation protein: MAEHPIQGLMQTAMENIKEMVDVNTIVGDPVATPDGSVILPISKVGFGFAAGGSEFDMEADTNKGKSGEQTNVELPFGGGAGGGVSITPIGFLVVGNGQVKMLSTEGPNQLYDKLIDLAPQMFDKVNQMIKKNKNGQGGQQAQGQGQNGNSGSRKQQGQNQNSQHDADY, encoded by the coding sequence ATGGCGGAACATCCGATCCAAGGCTTGATGCAAACGGCCATGGAAAACATTAAAGAAATGGTCGATGTGAACACGATTGTCGGTGACCCGGTCGCGACGCCTGATGGCAGTGTGATTTTGCCGATTTCAAAAGTGGGATTTGGATTTGCGGCGGGCGGTTCGGAATTTGACATGGAAGCAGATACGAACAAAGGCAAAAGCGGCGAGCAGACCAATGTGGAGCTGCCGTTTGGCGGCGGTGCGGGCGGCGGGGTGTCAATCACGCCGATCGGGTTCTTGGTCGTCGGCAACGGCCAGGTGAAAATGCTTTCGACCGAAGGACCGAACCAGCTTTACGATAAGCTGATCGACCTCGCCCCGCAAATGTTCGATAAGGTCAATCAGATGATCAAAAAGAACAAGAACGGACAGGGTGGACAACAAGCTCAGGGCCAAGGGCAAAACGGCAATTCCGGCTCGCGCAAACAGCAAGGTCAAAATCAAAATTCGCAACATGATGCTGATTACTGA
- a CDS encoding D-alanyl-D-alanine carboxypeptidase family protein yields the protein MKRKSLAAALAFALLFLTVHPAAATHDPKSNAFLEAIPASHSLYAEEVSVSAHSAAVIDVQTGRVLYEKNGDDKMLIASLTKIITAIVAIESGVDLNSEVTVSSRASGKEGSSIYLKVGEKQKLIDLLYAVMLRSGNDAATAVAEHVGKTEQGFVEMMNKKVEDLGLKGTHFANPHGLDAKEHFSSAHDMAVLTAYALRNPIFAEIVKTKVKSIPMPGEAWERKMHNKNKMLVRYEGADGVKTGYTKAAGRCLASSATRDGRQIVVLTLDASSDWDDHARLLDHGFLKYQFMPVVKEHDVLQTVPVEDGLKQEVDVVVGHEFHYPLREDEKDKIVQKIELEDELHAPLTAGQIVGEMKIYFEDRLVGQVPILAGHDVQEKTFWGKFKSLFSNMISR from the coding sequence ATGAAACGGAAATCGCTCGCGGCAGCACTTGCATTTGCTCTCTTGTTTTTGACGGTGCACCCAGCAGCCGCTACTCATGATCCCAAAAGCAACGCATTTCTGGAAGCGATCCCTGCTTCCCACAGCTTGTACGCCGAAGAAGTTTCGGTCAGCGCCCATTCTGCTGCCGTGATTGACGTGCAGACCGGGCGCGTTCTTTATGAAAAGAACGGTGACGACAAAATGCTGATCGCATCGCTCACCAAGATCATCACGGCGATTGTGGCGATCGAATCGGGCGTTGATCTGAACAGCGAGGTCACCGTCTCCAGCCGTGCGTCAGGGAAAGAAGGCTCCTCGATCTACTTAAAAGTCGGGGAAAAGCAAAAGCTGATCGATCTGCTCTATGCGGTGATGCTCCGCTCCGGAAACGATGCGGCGACGGCGGTGGCTGAGCATGTGGGCAAGACGGAACAAGGCTTCGTTGAGATGATGAACAAAAAAGTGGAGGATCTGGGTCTGAAAGGCACTCATTTTGCGAACCCGCATGGATTGGATGCCAAAGAGCACTTTTCAAGCGCACACGACATGGCGGTGCTGACCGCCTATGCGCTTCGCAATCCCATTTTTGCAGAAATCGTCAAGACGAAGGTCAAATCGATCCCGATGCCAGGCGAAGCTTGGGAGCGTAAAATGCATAACAAAAATAAGATGCTCGTGCGCTATGAAGGTGCGGATGGCGTGAAGACAGGCTATACCAAGGCGGCCGGCCGGTGCTTGGCCTCTTCCGCGACACGCGACGGCAGACAGATCGTCGTGTTGACCCTTGATGCTTCCAGCGACTGGGATGACCATGCCAGACTGCTCGATCACGGTTTTTTGAAGTATCAATTTATGCCGGTCGTCAAAGAACACGATGTCCTGCAGACGGTGCCCGTGGAAGATGGTCTGAAACAGGAAGTCGATGTGGTCGTCGGACATGAGTTCCATTATCCACTGCGGGAAGATGAAAAGGACAAGATCGTCCAGAAGATCGAACTTGAAGACGAACTGCACGCACCGCTGACTGCCGGGCAGATCGTGGGAGAGATGAAGATTTACTTTGAAGACCGCCTCGTCGGTCAAGTGCCGATTCTCGCTGGGCATGATGTGCAGGAAAAGACGTTTTGGGGCAAGTTTAAGAGTCTGTTTTCGAACATGATCAGCCGCTGA